Within the Erpetoichthys calabaricus chromosome 1, fErpCal1.3, whole genome shotgun sequence genome, the region TCAACTTGGTCAAACATGAAATCCCTGTTTCGGCACTCCATTAAGGGATCAGCAGCATTTTCTCTTCCTGACGGTAAGTCACTTTCCAAGCAAGGAAAAGACTGATGTTCTGAACAAGGATCCTGGCGATCGTTAACTGGGACCATATGGGAATGGTGAAGGTGATTTTGGTGAGGTGACTGGAAAGCAGGTGCTGACATAATAGGACCATGTTGTGGCTCAAACCTTGCTTGATGCTGATGATAAGGAGAAAACATCTTAACTACAGTGTCTATAACTTGGGCCACTACAGTGCTCAGCTCCTCTTTCAGGGCATCAGCCAGTTTCTGCCCTTCCAGGCTAACCCAGGGGTGTTCATATTCTTTTTCAACATCCCCTGCTGTCAATAAATCTTTGAATTTTGACCCTTGATAGGCTGTTTCTCTGTTAAGATCCATGCCAATATAAGGGGAGGGGGCTCTTCCTATAGAGGATTCTTCTGTCTGTGCACTTTGTTCTCTTATGGTTTCATCCGAGTCCTCATCATCATCTAATGCCCCATTGTATAAGTGATAAACCTTTTCTTGGAGCTGCAATAGCTGCTCTCTCATATTGTCAAGTTGTGTCTTCAACTCTCGCTTTtcatgttgccttccttccttcttAATTTTTGGCTTAGGATGTTCTTGAGTAGTCTTCATCTCACTTCTGTCAACAGCAGACCATCCCCTCTCTGTACTACAGGAATGAGCACCACTTTCACCACTAGTCACATTTAAGTCTTGGGCCGGGGATGAACCCATGCTTCGAATAATGCTTTCAATCCGTGCCCTCTTGACTCGCATGTACTCTCTGTAAAGGTTTTCCATATCTAGTTGTCTTCTCTTACCAATAGGACTTGAAGGGTGATCTGGACTGTTTCCAGGGGAAGCTGCAGCACTTCCATCTCCTTCTGTATTGATGTCATCAAAGGGCTGCTCAATAGCTCCTCCCTCCTGGACGTGTGAGGTACTGCTGGCAGTTTTAAGTAGTCTAGAGATGATGGATCCAGTTGGCATAGAGAAAGGAGCTGTCTCTTCGAAGGGCTTGAACTTTCTGGGGTTATTATAAAGGCGATAGTGAAATTTATGACTGCTTTCCCCAAGTGACTGCTCATCAGTACAGtccattgttctctttttaaGCAAAATGGCTTCTGTAGCTGAGAGAGGATCAGGGTTTTCTCTGGTATCTTGAGCctttaaaatgaatgaagaatTATATTAGTATCTTTAACAGGAAAATATACTCACAATAGACCAGATTTTGATCTGCATGCAAATTACAgtattataaaattttattaagactAACTACACTCCAAAAATAACAGTTCAGTAGGTGCTCTTTACTAGGTTTAATGGTTCTTTGTAGAGCCATTGCTTagcaaagaaccatttcattctgggaagagttctttgcattTAAGATTGGGTAATTGAGCTTTGAACAGGTTCTAAATAAgtagataaaacaaaaatatttaatgtatagtaggctacaTAGAAGGAtaataacagatcaagaaaacagAGCTTAGCCGGTGATATTGTatgtagcaagagtccttttaaaaatctgGAACCCACTGGTGTTTCGCAAAGTTAtaatctattcatggttatttaagGAGTTTGT harbors:
- the LOC114650431 gene encoding prospero homeobox protein 1-like, with amino-acid sequence MDCTDEQSLGESSHKFHYRLYNNPRKFKPFEETAPFSMPTGSIISRLLKTASSTSHVQEGGAIEQPFDDINTEGDGSAAASPGNSPDHPSSPIGKRRQLDMENLYREYMRVKRARIESIIRSMGSSPAQDLNVTSGESGAHSCSTERGWSAVDRSEMKTTQEHPKPKIKKEGRQHEKRELKTQLDNMREQLLQLQEKVYHLYNGALDDDEDSDETIREQSAQTEESSIGRAPSPYIGMDLNRETAYQGSKFKDLLTAGDVEKEYEHPWVSLEGQKLADALKEELSTVVAQVIDTVVKMFSPYHQHQARFEPQHGPIMSAPAFQSPHQNHLHHSHMVPVNDRQDPCSEHQSFPCLESDLPSGRENAADPLMECRNRDFMFDQVEALPLVVRKSMDSHGPISRGHHQTSKDSILGSPFQHPLPIPLVHYTMQRMFASATAASAARGIPPCKDRMSPDAYLEMTSLSTQLSSHHSSQQHPYPSMHLLSTLDGMSPGMPKMKPDTSGFQESGEPSLYLTSSAISFYSHSQEGLSPSHLKKAKLMFFYTRYPSSNTLKIYFPDVKFNRCITSQLIKWFSNFREFFYIQMEKFARQAISEGVTSPEKLSINRESELFRVLNLHYNKSNDFEVPDRFLEVSQVTLREFFSAIHGNKDSDPSWKKAIYKVICKLDSEVPEFFKSPNCLQDISRE